TCATAGGCCGGGTCCAGTCCGACGCTGTCGCCTCCGCGGCCGAAAACCAGCGTACCACCCTTTTTGGGGGTTTCCGCCAGGGCCGCACCGGCCGTCAGTAGCACCAGCACCGCCACCCCGATCCACAGTCTTTTGCTCATTTGCGCGCTCCTTTCTCCCGTGGGTTTGAACCTTTTTGGCGCTCATCGCGCATCGACTTTTTTTCCTAATCGATCCAACGGGTTTTGTCAAAAGGTTTTGACTTCCTTGAGAAAGTCGTCCAGGATCGCGAAAAGCCGTTGAACGCTGTAAATGTCGACGTGCTCGTCGTCGGCGTGCTGGCTGCGGTCGCCGTCGGCGCCCCACACGATCCCGGGGATGCCGCGCGCGGAGAGGTAGCGCGCATCGCTGGCGCCGTGTTCGGCGCCGACCCGGGTGCCGGGGCTCAAGGCGAGGAGGGTTTCCAGGTAGGGCGATTGGCCCCCCAAAAACAGCGGGTCGCGGCGCTCCACCACCAACTCGCCCCGCACCGCCGCTGCCATCTCGGCCAGCAGCCGGTCCATGTCGTCCTCTTCGGTGAAGCGGATGTCCAGCAGGGCCTCGGCCCGGTCCGGCACCTGGTTGACGGCGCGTCCGGCGGTGAGGATGCCGAGGTTCAGGGTGCGGTGCCAGTGGTCCGGGGCGCTCACCTGGAAAAAGGGCTTCAGGCGGGCGTAGTCGGCCATCAGGTTTTCGATGGCGTTTTCTCCCAGCCAGGGGCGCGAGCCGTGGGCGGCCCTGCCGCGGGCCACCAGCCGCAGCCGGACCAGGCCCTTCTCCTTGACCACGATCTTGTCCAGGCTGCCGCCGTCCAGGGCGATCCCGAAATCGGTTTCGATCTCCGCCAGCACATGCCCGGCCCCGTTGGCGCCGCCGATTTCCTCGTCGCCGGTGATCAAAACGCCGAAGGACAGGTCGGATTGACCGCGGCCCGCGGCGCGCAGACGCTCCAACTGGCGCCGGAGCAGTACTAGGGCCAGGGACACGGCGTACTTGTCGTCGATGCTGCCCCGGCCGTAGAGGCGGCCGTCTTTTTCGCGGGGCGTGAAGATCGCCTCGGGGCCGTCGACGACATCGATATGGGCCATCAGCAGCACGGGCGCATGGCCCCCGTGGGGCATGACCAGGATCGAGGGGACGCCGGCGACCTCGAAGCGTCGGAAGTCGATGGCGTGGGCGGCCAGGTAGGCTTGCACGAAATCGGCGCAGCGCTTGATGGCGGCGGGGTCGGTGTGCACCGATTTGAAACGGATAAGGTCCTTGGTGAGGCTCAGGAGTTCCTGCATGGCGTCGATACCTGTTGGGATTCTGCGGTTGACGGGGCGCGGCGACAACCGCCGCACTATAGGAAACGGCGTCCGGGCTGTCAACCGCCGGAGAAACGGCGGCGGGCAGGCCCTGCACCCGGCAGGCTTGAATCCGTCTTGACCGGGCCTTTTGGTTTCGCTATAGATCGGGAAACCGCGATTTCCAGATGGAGGACGGCATGGCAGTCATCACTATTTCGAGGCAGTTCGGTGCGGGCGGCAGGACCATCGGCCAGATGGTGGCCCAATCATTGGGGTACACCTTCGTGGGCGATGAGATCGTCCAGATGGTCGCCGAGAAGGCCAAGGTTTCAGAGAACTGGGTTGCCTCGATGGAGCAGGAGGCCGGCAGCAAGTGGCTGCGCTTCGCCTCCAGCCTGGTCTCCAAGAGTCTGGTGGACCGGGTGCTGGGCGGTGAGCGGGGCGACATCGACGAAGAGATTTACGTGGACGTGCTCAAGCAGGTGCTGAACCGCCTCGCCAACGAGGGCAATGCCGTGATTCTCGGGCGGGGGGGGCAGTATCTTCTCCGGGACCGGGCGAACGTCTTTCACGTCCTGCTCATCGATCAGACCGAAAATCGCATCAAGTTTATGCAGACCCGCTACGACATGAAACCGTCCCAGGCCGTCAAGGCGGTCCAGAACGAGGACCGCCGGCGCGCCAATCTCTTTCGCAAGCTGGGCCGGATGGATTTCGACCACCCGGAACTCTACCATCTCGTGATCAATCAGGCCCGTATCACCCTCGAGCAAAGCGCCCGGATGATCTGCCGCCTGGCCACCGCCGGAGCCGCCGCCTGAGGGCCGCCCCCGCCGGCCGCTAATGGGCAAGAAACGGCCGGGCAACCGCCGGCCACCTGATGCCGCTGATCGCCGCCCACCCCGACATCCGGACCGTTTTCAGGCGGCCCGCCAAGCACGTTAATCGACCGCTCCGGATTAAAACCATCCTTATTTTCAAAAGCGGCTGTATCTCGGATTTGCCGGTTCAGCCCAAATTGGGGCTGCGCCTTCTGCGGATGGCGAAGAAGGCGAAGGTGATCGAAAAAATGATCGCGGCAATCCCCACAAGGGTCACGCCGTCGTATTTGTCCAGATCGAGGATGATGATCTTGCGGGCGATGGCGATCAGGGCGACCTCGATGACGATGTCCACGTGGACGATATTCTCGATCAGATAGGCCTTGATGGTTTCCAGGAGTTCGATGCCGATCAGGACCAGCAGGAAAAACCCGAAAATCTCCACCAGGTCACTGATTTCCAGCATGAACAATGGCGGCCTGATGATGTCTTTGATGATGATCCAGCCCAGTTCGATGGTGGCCAGAAAGATCACGATGATCATCATCCCGATCAGGATGTGGACGATGATTTCTTCGAAACGTCGCAAGAATTCTTTGGTCGACATAGACAGTCCTGGGGTTGGGGGTGACTTGGGTTAAAGGTGCGATCAGGGCTTCTGCGAAACTCTATGACCGATTGCTTTGGCCCTTGACCCGGTCGGGGTGCTTCGACCATTTAAGCGACGCAAAGGCCACTGCCGGTGGCCGGCCCCGAACGGTAAGATAACCGCCGCAATTTTCGGCGCAACGGCAAAGTCAACCTGCGGCAGAAAAAAATGCGCTTAACCCCCGATGCGCAACTCCTTTGCCTGGACCGCCTTTTTCCGGCGCTCCGTTGACTTTTAAGCCCGTTTGGTTTAGGTCTGCGGATCAGCCGAATCGGGGGTGCAGCCATCGAAATCATCGACGACATTCCAACCATGCAGGCCCGCGCCGAAGCCCTGCGGGCCGAAGGGCAAACCATCGCCTTCGTGCCCACCATGGGCTATCTGCACGAGGGGCACCTGTCCCTCATGCGGGAAGGCCGCCGGCGCTGCGATGTGCTGGTGGTCAGCATTTTTGTCAACCCCACCCAGTTCGGCCCCGGCGAAGACCTCGACACCTACCCCCGGGACCGTGCCGGCGATACCCGCCGCTGCAGGGAGGTGGGCGCGGACATCGTCTTCACCCCCGCCCGCGACAGCCTTTACACCCCGGAATTCCAGACCTATGTTAGCCTCCAGGCGTTGCCCAACCACCTCTGCGGTCTCTCCCGGCCAGTCTTTTTCAGGGGCGTGGCCACGGTGGTGACCAAACTCTTCAACATCGTGCGGCCGCATGTGGCCGTCTTCGGCATGAAGGATTACCAGCAGCTGATCATCATCCGGCGGATGGCAAAGGACCTGAATTTCAACATCGATGTGGTCGGCGCCCCCATCGTCCGGGAGCCCGACGGACTGGCGATGAGTTCCCGCAACGCCTATCTGAAACCCGAGGAGCGGCCGGCGGCCCTGACGCTCTATCGTTCGCTGCAGCAG
This window of the Desulfobacteraceae bacterium genome carries:
- a CDS encoding M20/M25/M40 family metallo-hydrolase, producing the protein MQELLSLTKDLIRFKSVHTDPAAIKRCADFVQAYLAAHAIDFRRFEVAGVPSILVMPHGGHAPVLLMAHIDVVDGPEAIFTPREKDGRLYGRGSIDDKYAVSLALVLLRRQLERLRAAGRGQSDLSFGVLITGDEEIGGANGAGHVLAEIETDFGIALDGGSLDKIVVKEKGLVRLRLVARGRAAHGSRPWLGENAIENLMADYARLKPFFQVSAPDHWHRTLNLGILTAGRAVNQVPDRAEALLDIRFTEEDDMDRLLAEMAAAVRGELVVERRDPLFLGGQSPYLETLLALSPGTRVGAEHGASDARYLSARGIPGIVWGADGDRSQHADDEHVDIYSVQRLFAILDDFLKEVKTF
- a CDS encoding cytidylate kinase-like family protein, translated to MAVITISRQFGAGGRTIGQMVAQSLGYTFVGDEIVQMVAEKAKVSENWVASMEQEAGSKWLRFASSLVSKSLVDRVLGGERGDIDEEIYVDVLKQVLNRLANEGNAVILGRGGQYLLRDRANVFHVLLIDQTENRIKFMQTRYDMKPSQAVKAVQNEDRRRANLFRKLGRMDFDHPELYHLVINQARITLEQSARMICRLATAGAAA
- a CDS encoding phosphate-starvation-inducible PsiE family protein, which produces MSTKEFLRRFEEIIVHILIGMMIIVIFLATIELGWIIIKDIIRPPLFMLEISDLVEIFGFFLLVLIGIELLETIKAYLIENIVHVDIVIEVALIAIARKIIILDLDKYDGVTLVGIAAIIFSITFAFFAIRRRRSPNLG
- the panC gene encoding pantoate--beta-alanine ligase codes for the protein MEIIDDIPTMQARAEALRAEGQTIAFVPTMGYLHEGHLSLMREGRRRCDVLVVSIFVNPTQFGPGEDLDTYPRDRAGDTRRCREVGADIVFTPARDSLYTPEFQTYVSLQALPNHLCGLSRPVFFRGVATVVTKLFNIVRPHVAVFGMKDYQQLIIIRRMAKDLNFNIDVVGAPIVREPDGLAMSSRNAYLKPEERPAALTLYRSLQQAQRMVQDGERDAARLIAAARGLIASQPASLIDYVRICDPHSLEDVASVAQSALMALAVKVGAARLIDNALLTP